The Fibrobacter sp. UWT2 nucleotide sequence TGGAAAGCTGCGATTCTCCAGGTTCAGGCAGAATCCGAAGCCCTGGTCGTTGCCGAAGAACAGCGCAATGCAGGCGCCCTTACCTATACGGATTTCTTGACCCAGAAGAACAACCTGGAAAAGGCGCAAATTACGCTCACCAACGCAAAATACACCAGTCTTCTGTCACGCAAGCTCCTAGAACTCTACCAGGGAAAGCTGGACTAATCAAAAATAAACGGCAAGTGTTGCGCCCCTGAAACAAGGGGCGTTTCTTTTTGTACAACCTTACCTCAAACCGCCTTTTTAAGCCCCAAAGTGCCCAAAATTCAAAGTTGGCACGCCTTTTGCTATTAGGTGGGTGTAAACAAAAACAGGGTGCCAAGCCGAGGCAAACCGCCAAAGATTGGACCCACATCCAAAGAGGTTAAAATTATGACACAGTTTATTCCGAGCACTTTCTACGGTATCCAGAACTTCCTTGACAACTTGAACGCCTGCAACGCCCAGAACGAATGCAGCTACACGCCCAAGGCCGACTACTATGAAGTCGACAACGGCTTTATGCTCGAAGTCGAGCTCCCGGGCGTCAAGAAGGAAGACTTGGACATCCAGGTCGAAAAGAACATCATCACCGTCAAGGCAACGCGTAACCGCAAGGAAAGCAAGTTCACTTACGAGCGCAGCTTCCGCCTGGCCGACGATATCGACACCGAAAACATCAAGGTCTCCCTCGAAAACGGCGTCTTGTCGTTCGCCTTGTCAAAAAAG carries:
- a CDS encoding Hsp20/alpha crystallin family protein, which produces MTQFIPSTFYGIQNFLDNLNACNAQNECSYTPKADYYEVDNGFMLEVELPGVKKEDLDIQVEKNIITVKATRNRKESKFTYERSFRLADDIDTENIKVSLENGVLSFALSKKQTAAARKLTID